The Deltaproteobacteria bacterium DNA window TGCTCCCGATATCATGGCCCCATGCCCCGGCGTTCATGGCCACGGCACCCCCCAGGGTACCCGGGATTCCGGCAAGAAATTCAAGTCCCCCCAGACCTCGTTCCGTTGCAAAGGCCAGGAGGCGTTGGATGGGAGTCCCGCCTCCCGCCTTGATTCCACGACCTTCCCCTTCTTCATCCAACTCGGAAAACCTGCCTTCCAGGAGGATCACCAACCCCTTGATCCCTCCGTCCCGGACAAGAAGATTGCTGCCCCGACCGACCACCAGGCAGGGGAGTTTCTCCTTTTGAACGAGGGAGCACAAGCGTCGGAGGGTCTCCAGGTCTTTCACGAAGCACAAGCATTCAGCCTTTCCCCCAACCCCGAGGGTCGTGTACTTCTTCATGGATTCCCCGAAGCGCACTCCTTCTCCGCAGATCTCCTTCAGTACGGTTTTCAGCCTTTGCTCCAAGTTGAACCCCGTCCTCTACTCCCGTTTCAGGAACTCCTCGCCTACCCTGTGGATGTTTCCTGCTCCCAGCGTCAGAATCACGTCGCCGGGCCTCGACACCCTGTCCAGGATCTCCAGGATATCTTCATCACTCTCCCCCAGGAGGACATCCCTGTGTCCGTGCTCCTTGATGCCATGGTAAAGCCACTCTGAATCCACTCCCTCGATGGGCGTTTCTCCGGCGGGATAGATGGGGGCCACCACCAGGATGTCCGCATCGTTAAAAACGGTCACGAATCGGTCATAGAGTGCCTGGGTCCTGGTATAGCGATGGGGCTGGAAAACCACGATCAGGCGCCTCTCCGGCCAGCAGTCCCTTGCGGTCTCAAGGGTCGCCGCGATTTCTGTCGGGTGATGACCGTAATCGTCCAGGACCAGAATTCCCTTTCGCTCCCCCTTGACGTGGAACCTGCGGGCTAATCCGCCCAGATCCCTCAATCCCCGCTTGACGGCCTCAAAGGGGACGTCAAGTTCCAGGGCCACCGCGATGGCCGCAAGGGCGTTCAAGACGTTGTGGTTTCCCGGCATTCCCACCAGGACCCGGCCCAAGGATTCGTCTCGGAGAAAGGCCTCGAAACTCACCTTCATCCCGCTCCGTTCGATTTTCCTCGCCCGAAGCTCGGCCTGGGATGTCATCCCGTACGTGAAGGAGCGTTTCCTGAGACGGGGCAGAATTCCCTGGATCTCCTTGTTGTCCAGGCAGAGGATGGCAAGGCCGTAAAAAGGGATCTTGTTGATGAACTGGACGAAGGCATCCCGGACCGCCTCCATGGTTCCATAGTGATCCAGGTGCTCGCGGTCGATATTGGTCACCACCGCAATGGTGGGAGAGAGCACCGTGAAGGACCCGTCACTCTCATCGGATTCCGCCACCAGGATATCCCCCTGACCGAGCTTGGCATTGGATCCGCCCCATATGTCGAGCCTTCCCCCGATCACCACGGTGGGGTCCAGGTTCCCGCTGTTCAGGATGGAGGCCACCATGGTGGTGGTGGTAGTCTTTCCGTGGGCTCCGGCCACGGCGATTCCGAACTTCAACCGCATGAGTTCCGCAAGCATTTCCGCCCTGGGGATAACCGGGACGGCGCGCTCTCTGGCTTCCATTACCTCCGGATTGTCCATTCTCACCGCCGAGGAATAGACCACTACGTCCGCCCCTTCTATGTGCTCCGGCCTGTGGCCGGCATAGATCCTTCCCCCGAGCGCTCCGAGCCTTCGAGTCACGGAGGATTCCTTGATATCGGAACCGCTGACCTCATATCCAAGGTTGAGGAGCAGTTCCGCGATCCCGCTCATCCCGATGCCCCCGATCCCCACGAAATGGATGTGTTTCGCCTTTCCGAATGTCTTCATGACGCTCCCGCCGCTCCCCTGTAAAAAGGCCTGATCATCCGCCAGCCCTGCATCTTCAAGTTTTCGCCGGATCCCGCCCGATCATCTCCAGGAGATGATCCGCAATCGCAACGGCCGCATCCCTTGACCCCACGGCCGCGGCCTTCTCCCCCATAGCCTTCAGGGCGGAAGGGTCTTCCATGTAACGAAGCAGGGTACGCGCCAGGGATTCACCGTTCAGGTCCCTTTCCAGGATCATCTCCGCCCCTCCAGCCCGCGTCAGCACCCGGGCGTTGGTCACCTGGTGATCGTTGGCGGCATGGGGATAGGGAATGAGGATAGAGGGCTTCCCCAAGGCCGAGAGCTCCGAAACCGTGGTCGCCCCGGCCCGGCCCACCACGATATCAGCCCGGCTGTAAGCCCGGGCCATGTCCCGGATAAATGCATGCACTTCTCCCTTCAATCCCCTCTCCTGGTAGGTCTTTGAAATCGACTCGTAGTCGAGCTCTCCAGTCTGGTGAATCACGTCCGGCTCCCTGCCCATCCGCTTTAAGATCTCCAGTGCCTCAACAAAGGCCCTATTCACGGCCCGTGCGCCCTGGCTCCCGCCGGTCACCAGGATTGTGAAGGGATGATCCTCCCCGGCGGGCCCCGCCTCCAGGAGTTCCTTTCGAACCGGGTTTCCCGTGAGAATCAACCGCCCCCCCGGGAAATGGGACCGGCTCTCCTCGAATGAAATGAACACTGCATCCACAATCCGACAAAGCAGCCGGTTCGTCAGGCCGGGGAAAGAGTTCTGCTCGTGAATGGCCGTTGGTATCCCCTTGAGCCAGGCCGCCAGGCATACGGGCCCGGAGGAATACCCCCCGACCCCCAGGACCAGATCCGGCCCGAACTGGTCCAGGATTCGCAGGGACTGTAAGAGTCCTAAAGGAAGTTTTACGAGGCTTACGATCCCTCGCCCCCATCCCATTCCCTTGAGTCCTTCGGCGGACACCGAAACCTGTGGATACCCGCTCCGTTTCAGGATCTCCGTTTCCATCCTGCGGCGACCCGTGACGAACAGGACATGGGTTTCTCCAATACGCCTCTTCAACTCCCCGGCCACTGCCAAGGCGGGGAAAAGATGACCGCCCGTCCCCCCTCCGGCGATGATGATTCGGATCTCTTCTGTTTTTCTTTCCGCCGACGTGTCCTATCTCCTTGCCGAAATGCTCAGGAGGATCCCGATGCCCAGGAGACTGACCACCAGGGATGATCCCCCATAGCTCAGGAAGGGCAGGGTCAACCCCTTCGTGGGGAGGAGCCCCATGACCACACCCATGTTTATTAGGACCTGAAACCCCAGGAAACAACTGATTCCCAAGGCCAGGTAGCTGCCGTAAAGATCCCGCGCGTTAAGGGCGATATATATCCCCCGGGCGATCACGATACCGAAAAGCACCACCACGACGCTGACGCCCACCAAACCCAGTTCCTCCGCCAGAATAGAGAAGATGAAATCCGTGTGGGGCTCCGGGAGGTAGAAGAGCTTCTGCTTGCTGTTTCCAAGTCCCAGGCCGAAGATCCCCCCCGAACCGATAGCCAGGAAGGAGTGGATGATTTGAAAACCCAACCCCTGAGGATCATCCCATGGGTTGAGAAAGGCCCACCACCGCCTCAACCGGTAGGGACTTGTCCAGATGAGCCAGGCCAACCCCGGGGCAGAGATCAGCCCGAGCAGAAGCAGGTGCCGGAACCGGACCCCTCCCACGAAAAGAAGCACAAGGAGCCATCCGGCGATGATCACGCAGGTGCCCAAGTCCGGCTGAACCAGGATGAGCCCCATGAAGGCCCCCGCCACCAGGAGATGGGGCACGAACCCGGTGGAAAACCGCGCCATGTCATCCCCTTTCTTGGACATGGAATAGGCCAGGTATAGGGCCAGGGACAACTTGGCCAGCTCCGAGGGCTGGAAAGAAAAACCCCCGATGCTTATCCAGCGCGAGGCCCCACCCACCCTCATCCCGATACCCGGCACAAAGACCAGGAGTAGAAGAAGGGCGCTGATTCCCAGGGACGGGTAAACCAGCTTCCGGTAGACTCCCAAGGGAAGATTCTTGGCCACGATCAAGAGAAAGAGGCCCAGGAGGCAAAATCCTCCTTGACGTTTCAGGAAGTAGTAGCTGTCCCCCATCCTGTGGGCGGCCAGGAAGGAGCTGGCGCTGTAAATGGCCACCAGACCCAGCCCGAGAAGCAGTAAAGTAGGGATTAGGAGCACATAATCGTACCCCCCGGGTTTTTGAGCCTTGAGTGCGGTCTTACCGCCCATGTCCGAGACTCCTCGCCTCTTTCTTGAAGACCTCACCCCTTTGGGCGTAGTCCCTGAACATGTCGAAGCTGGAACAGGCGGGGGCAAGAAGTACCACGTCTCCGGGATCAGAGATCTCGAAGGCCTTCTGTACAGCCTCCCCCATGTCTTCCACCCTGTACACCGGGACAACGTACCGCAGGGCCTTCGCCAGGAGATCCTTGGCCTCTCCCATGAGGAGGGCCGCCTTGACCCGGTTTTTGGAGGCCTCGGCGAGAGCGGTGTAGTCCCCGCCCTTGTCACGCCCCCCTGCGATGAGGATCACCGGGCGATCAAAGCCCTCCACAGCCCTTGCCGCCGCCTCCACATTGGTGGCCTTGGAATCATCGTAAAAATCCACTCCCTGAAAATTCCCTACGAATTCCATGCGATGGGGCAATCCACGGAACCGGTCGATACTTTCCTGGACGACCCTTTCCTCCACCCCCAGGACCAGGCCCGCGAGCACACAGCCCATCAGGTTCTGCCGATTATGGATTCCCGGGAGGGCGAATCCGCCGAGATCGAAATCCGCTTCCTTTCCATCGTCCATGAGGACCCTGAGCCGATCACCCTCCAGAAAGGCCTGCCTGTGGTCTCTCCTCTCCGTCCCGTATCGAAGGAATGTGGGGCCCTCTCCGGGTTGGACCCTGGCAAGTATTTCATCGTCGTCGTTGAGAATCACATAGTCCCCCGGGCCCTGGTTTTTGAAAATCTTAAGCTTGGAGGCCGCATATGCCTCGTAGTCCGGGTAGCGGTCCAGGTGGTCCGGTGAGATGTTCAGGATCAGGGAAAGGGCCGGGTGAAAACGATCCATGGCATCCAGTTGAAAGCTGCTCACCTCCACCACCGCCAAGTCCGCTGAAACCTTCCGGCCGACGAAATCCATCAGGGGTGTGCCGATGTTACCCCCGACAAAGACCTTCCTTCCGGCCCTCTCCAGCATGAATCCCAGGAAGGCCGTGGCCGTGGACTTTCCGTTCGTGCCCGTCACCCCGAGGATGGGGACGTCCACCAGCCGGGAGGCCAGGTCCATTTCCCCGGTTACGGGAATGCCCGCCTCCCTGGCCTTCCTTAAGGGGGCCATGTCTAATGGAACCCCCGGGCTGACGATGATCCAATCGGATTCCAGGAAGGTTTCCGTCCGATGCCCGCCGGCCTCCACCTTCACGCCGAGCTCCAGGGCCTCCTCCAGGAAGGCCGGATCCATTTCTTCCTCCCTCTTGATATCGCTCGCAAGAACCTGGGCCCCTTCGGACCTGAGCCACCGGCAGGCCGAGAGCCCGGACCTACCCAAACCCACGACCACCACCCGTTTGCCGGCGAAATCCATTCAGGGCCCCCCTAACGCAGCTTAAGCGTGCTGATGGAAAGGAGGGCAAGGATGATGGCGATGATCCAGAAACGAACGGTCACCTTTGACTCCGGCCATCCCTTTAATTCGAAATGGTGGTGGAGTGGGGCCATCCGGAATATCCGCTGCCCGCCTGTAAGTTTGAAGTACCCCACCTGGAAGATCACCGAGAGGGTCTCCACCACGAAAAGTCCCCCTACGAGGATCAGCACGAACTCCTGCTTGGTCATCACCGCTACGGTGCCCAGCACCGCCCCCAGGGGCAGGGAGCCCACATCCCCCATGAACAACTCCGCCGGGTAGGTGTTGTACCATAGGAAGCCCAGCCCAGCACCAACCACGGCCCCGCAGAGGACAGAGAGTTCTCCGGCCCCGGCCACATAGGGGATCTGAAGATACCCGGCGATCTTCACGTGCCCGGCCAGGTAACTGAAGATCAAGAAACTGGCGAAGGCAATATTGATGGGGCCGATCGCAAGCCCGTCCAGTCCGTCCGTGAGGTTTACGGCGTTGGAGGTCCCGACAATGATGAAAACCGCCAAGACCACATACCATCCCCCCAGGTCCGGGGTGAGATATTTGAAAAAGGGAAAGTACAATTTGGAATCAAAACCCGGATACCTCTCAAGTACAACAGCCACGAACAGGGCCGCCAGGATCTGGAGGGAAAATTTGCTCTTTGCCCTGAGACCCCTGCTGTTCTTGCGGATCACCTTGAGATAGTCGTCCATGAACCCGATCATGCCGAAGGCCAAAACCACGAACAGGCACAACAGCACATACAGGTTCGAGGTTTCGGCCCACATAAGGGTCGAGATCACTACCACCGGGAGGATCAGGCAGCCGCCCATGGTGGGGGTTCCGGCCTTCTCGAAGTGGTTCGGGGGTCCGTCGTCTCTGATCTGCTGCCCCACCTGAAGGGTCCTCAGCCTCCGGATGCCCCAGGCGCCGATGACGAACATAAACAGAAGCGAGGATAGGGTGGAGAGGATCGTCCTGAATGTGATGTATCGAAAGACATTCAGCCACGAGAAATCATCCTGGAAAAGTAGAATCAGTTTATAAAGCAACGCTCACGTCCCCTTTCACTCGCCCTGTCACGCAGCTGCACGAACCCGCTTCTTCCCTTTTCTTTTCTTCGACGGGCCGAGGGCGGAGGCCACCACCTCCAGGAAGTTGTCCAGGGGAAAGGGTTTTTGAAGGGTTCGGAACACCGGTTGAACATCCCTTCCAAGATCCTCCTGATCCAATGGTCTTCCAGACATCACAATGACCTTTTCCTTCCGTCCCTCTCTTTTCATCCGCCTCAAAAGCTCCATTCCACTCAGGCCCGGCATATCCATGTCCGTGATCAGAAGATCGAAGCGGGTCCTTTCCATCTGATCCAGAGAGTCCTTTCCGTCCTTGGCAAGGGTCACCCTGAAGCCCTCGTTCGAGAGCACCTCAAAGAGGAGGCTCCGAATCCCCGCCTCATCGTCCACAACCAATATATTTTTTAAAACGCCCATGTCAGGTCTCCTTTTCCAGCGCCGCCCGCAGGAGGTCGACAACCCTCTCGAGGGCCATACCGCGGGACCCCTTGAGGAGCACCAGGTCCCCATCCTTAACGATCGTTCTTATCCTGGAGGCCATTTCCTCACGGCTCCCGACCACCTCAGCCCTATCGGCCGCAATACCCCTTTCCAGGGCCCCTTGAACAACCTCCCGGGCGTAATCTCCAATGGCCAGCAGGTGATGAATACCGACCTCGGCCGCCACCGCCCCCGCCTCCCTGTGGGCGGCGGGGGTTTCGTCGCCTAGCTCCAGCATATCGCCGATTCCCGCAATCATTCGTCCCTCTCCTCTGCAAAGATCTTTCAGAGTCCGCAGGGCGACCTTGAGGGAAACGGGATTTGCATTGTAAGTATCGTCCACCAGGGTGATCCCTCTGGGCAAGGGCAGAAGCATGAACCGACCCTTGATCCCCCGGAAGGACTCAAGGCCCCGGACCAGGTTTTCCGGCTCCTCCCCGAGACTGAGGGCGATAGCGCAAGCGGCCAGGGCATTGGCGACATGCTGGGTGCCGGGAACCCCCAATGTCAGGGACAAGACCTTTCCTTCGTAGTGGAGCTCAAAGGCGATGCCTTCTCTTCCGAGGTTGCGGATTCCTGTGCCACGGAAATCACAGTTCCTTCCTGTTCCAAAGGTCTTTATCCTTTTTCCGAAGGGAAGGGATGCCTCCAGGAGTCTTTTATCGTCTCCGTTCAGGAGGACCAGGGACCGGGCGGAAATCTTCTCCACCATTTCCGTCTTGGCCCGAAGAACGCCCTCCTCGCCGCCCACTCCCTCGAGATGGGCCTTGGCCACGTTGGTGATGAGGCCGATATCGGGATCAGCGATTTCGGTGAGGCGCGCGATTTCTCCCGCTCGATTCATTCCCATCTCGACAACCGCCCGGCGGTGCCTCTCCTCCATGGAAAGGAGGGTGAGGGGGAGACCGATCAGGTTGTTCAGGTTTCCCTCGTTCTTCAGGGTCGGCGCCCCCAACTGCAAAATGGCCGCCGCCATTTCTTTGGTAGTGGTTTTACCCACACTCCCCGTGACGGCCGCGACCGGGATGCCGTGACCCTGCCGCCACCATCCGGCCAGGTCCCCGAGGGCCTTCAGGGTATCCGGCACCTTGATGACGGCCGGGCGGCTTCCCTCCGGGATTCGGGCCTTTAAGGGCTCTTCCAGGACCACACCGGCGGCACCTTTCTCCAGGGCGTCCGCGACAAAGTCATGGGCGTCATGGCGTTCCCCCCGCAGGACCCAGAAAAGGTATCCCCGTGGAATCTTCCTCGAGTCGGTGCTTATTCCTGAAAAGACGGTATCCGGGGAGCCAGCCACCAGGCTTCCGCCCAATGGCGTCAGGATATCCCGCGCCGTGACGTCTCCCCAACGAAATCCCACCTATGTCCCTCCGCCCGCGGCCAGGAGGACTTCCTCCCGGTCATCGAAGTGTTTCCTGACTCCACCCACGATCTGGTAATCCTCGTGCCCTTTTCCTGCGATGAGAATGAGGTCGCCTTCGCCCGCGACTTGAATCGCCTTACGGATGGCCTTTCTCCGGTCCACCTCCATGAGGTATCCCGAAAGGCTGTAGGGGCCGGTCCCCTCAATCCGTTGCTTTCCGGCCTCCTGGACCCCCTTTTCGATCTCCTCCATGATGGAGAGGGGATCCTCGCTTCGCGGGTTGTCAGAGGTGACGATCACCAGATCACTGTTCTCCCCGGCCGCCACACCCATCTCGAATCTCTTTCCGCGGTCTCGGTCCCCTCCACAACCGAAGACGGTGATGAGTCGCCCCTCGGCCAGGGGTTTCAGGGTCTTCATGGCCTTGTAAAGTGCGTCGGGGGTATGGGCGTAATCCACGACAACCAGCCGTCCCAAAGCGTTTTCCACCCGTTCCAGGCGACCCGGCACCCTCTCGAGGGACTCGATCCCACGGACCGCTGTCTCAAAGTCGACCCCCAGGGCCAGGGCGGCCCCCATCGCCGCCATGATATTGTATACATTGACCTCCCCCAGGAGGGGGGATCTCAATTCGGTCACGCCTGCAGGGGTCCTGATCTCGATTCTCAGCCCGTTCTTATCCGATGAAAGGACCCTCGATCGGATCTCCCCTTCTTCCCTGAGACCGTAGGTAAGGACCTTGGCCCTGGTTATGCCCCATAGGGTTTTCCCCCGGGGATCATCCAGGTTGATCACCGCCGTCGCTGCCGGGGCCAGGGAGCGGAAAAGGCGGCTCTTGGCCTCGAAGTAGGCATCCATTGTTCCGTGGTAGTCCAGGTGATCCCGGGTCAGGTTGGTAAAAACCCCCACTTCGAAGATGCACTCCCCGATCCTTCCTTGCTCCAATGCATGGGAGGAGACCTCTATGATCACGTCCGTGGCACCAGCATCCTTCATCCGCCGCAAAAGGCGCATGAGGTCCAGTGATTCCGGCGTGGTTACCGGGGCGGGCCAGCACTGCGCTCCGATCCGATAGTTGATCGTCCCGATGACCCCGGTCCGCCGGCCCGCCGCAGAGAGAACGGCCTCCAAAAGATAGGCCGTTGTGGTTTTTCCGTTGGTCCCTGTTATCCCGATCAGCCGGAGTTTCGCCGAAGGGTGACTGTAAAAGCGGTCGGCAAGCAGAGAAAGGGCCTTCCGGCTGTTCGGCACCCGGATCCTGGCCGCCTCCGTCTTCCCGATCACGTCAAAGGACTCACCCACCAGCGCCACCGCCCCCCTTTTCAGGGCATCGCTGAAAAACCGGTGTCCGTCCAGGACGTGTCCCTTCACGGCCACGAAGAGGTATCCCGGCCTGACTTCACGGGAGTCATAGGCCAGTCCCTGGATCTCATGGTCGGGATCTCCCTCGAATTCCAGGAAATCGATACCGTTTATCAACCGGCCCAGTTTCATAGCTCTACGTGTTTCCTCCCGAGAAGAATCCCATTGCTTAAAAGCCGGCTCCTCATCACATGGGGGGCCTGAAGGTGACCTTTACGGCACTCACAGAATCAAGGGGCCGGCCGGGTAAAGGACGCTGCGAGGCGGCCAGTCCGGTTCCTTCCAGGACCACCTTGAGTCCGAGGGACGTTGCCCGGGTCAACACCTCCCTCATGGTTAACCCTCTAAAATCCGGGAGGCATCCTTCCTCTTCCTTTTCCCTGCCGCCGCCCTCTTCCATGGATTCTGGACGCCACAGGCTATCTCTGATCTTTGCCACTTCCTTGTTCACCATCACCACCTGGTGCCTTGGATTGACGCGAAGAAGGTTCAGGGCCCAGGCCCCCACTTCCCTGAAGACGGGAGCGGCCACGGATCCCCCATAGTAGAGTCCCCTGGGTTCGTCAACAGCCACAAAGATCACCAGGCGGGGCCTCGAAGCCGGCACGAAACCCACAAAGCTGGCCATATAGTTCCGCCTCGAATACCTCTTGGTCTTTGGATCCAGCTTTCGGGAGGTTCCCGTCTTGCCGGCCACCCTGTAGCCGGAGATGCCGGCCAGGGGAGCCGTTCCTTTTTCGCTCACCACACCTTCGAGGATCCGTGCCACCTTCCTGGCGGTACCCTCTGAGAGGACCCGGCGGACGACCTTCGGGTGGAACCGCTTCACCACCCTGCCCTGCTGATCCGTGATCTCCTTTACAACGTAGGGTTTCATCAGCTTACCGCCGTTGGCGATGGCCGCCATGGCCATGGTCATCTGCAGGGAGGTGACCGACAGACCATGTCCGTAAAAGATGGTGGCCCGGTCGATCGCCCTGGTTTTCTCGTAGGGTCTGATGAACCCCCGGGCCTCGCCGAGAAGGTCTATGCCCGTTTCCCTGCCGAACCCGAACTTTTTCAGATAGTCGGTGAACTTTCTGTAACCCAGCTTCTGGCCGATCTTCACGGCCCCGATGTTGCTGGAGAGGATAACGATATCCGATACCGTCAAGAGGCCGTGGGGCTTGGTATCGTGGATCGTGCGCCCGCCCACCTGGAACTTGCCCTCCTCGCAGTAAAAGGTCGTCTGAGGGGATACCACGTGATTTTCAAGGGCCGAGGCGAGCAGAAAGGCCTTCATGGTGGACCCGGGTTCATAGGTATCCGTTACGGGTCGGTTCCGCCACCGGGCGGGACCATATCGCCTGAAGACATTCGGATTGAAGAGAGGGACCACGGCCATGGCCAGTATCTCGCCGGTTCGTGGATCAACCACGATACAGTGGCCGCTTTTGGCACGATATTTCTCCACCGTCGCCTGAAGGGCCCTTTCGGCCTTGTACTGGATATCCTTGTCGATGGTAAGCCGCAGGTTGTACATTCTCCCCTTCTCGTCCGCGGGCATACTGACGTAGAAGGGGCGGCCCAAGGCATCCCGCATCTGGATAAGGGTAGGTTGTGGCCCCTTGAGGAGATCATCATACTTCCTCTCCAATCCCTCGAGCCCCTGGTTGTCGTCCCCCACAAAGCCTATAAGCTGCCCTCCGATCTCCCTTCCAGGGTAGTACCGCCTGCTTTCTCGGGCGAACCCGATCCCCTCGAGTTCCAACGCCTTGACCATTTCCACTTTTTCAGGAGGCACTTTCCTTTGAATCCACACAAAGGCCCTCTTGCTCTTCAACAGGCCGAGAAGTTTACTCCTCGGTATGCCGATGACCTTGGAGAGGCGGGAGGCGGTCTGGAGCTTATTCTTTACTCGCTTCGGATGGGCATAGATGGAATCGACTTCGACGCTGACGGCAAGTTCGTGTCCCTCCCTGTCACATATCGTGCCCCGCTTGGGGGGAAGTCTGATCACCCCCCGGTAACCCGCCCGCGCAATGGAGGCGAGCCGGTCTTTCTGGAGGACCTGGAGCTGATACGCCCTCGCCAGAATGGTCCCCAATCCCCCGAGGAAAAAGAAGGCGACAAGCAGGATGCGGAACCTAATCCACTTTTTTTCCCTCACCTGCATGGCAAGACACGAATCTGTTCAGGCAAGGCTTCCCTGAGCCCGGATCTTTGGGTGGCCTCCTCGAGGTACTG harbors:
- the murD gene encoding UDP-N-acetylmuramoyl-L-alanine--D-glutamate ligase, coding for MDFAGKRVVVVGLGRSGLSACRWLRSEGAQVLASDIKREEEMDPAFLEEALELGVKVEAGGHRTETFLESDWIIVSPGVPLDMAPLRKAREAGIPVTGEMDLASRLVDVPILGVTGTNGKSTATAFLGFMLERAGRKVFVGGNIGTPLMDFVGRKVSADLAVVEVSSFQLDAMDRFHPALSLILNISPDHLDRYPDYEAYAASKLKIFKNQGPGDYVILNDDDEILARVQPGEGPTFLRYGTERRDHRQAFLEGDRLRVLMDDGKEADFDLGGFALPGIHNRQNLMGCVLAGLVLGVEERVVQESIDRFRGLPHRMEFVGNFQGVDFYDDSKATNVEAAARAVEGFDRPVILIAGGRDKGGDYTALAEASKNRVKAALLMGEAKDLLAKALRYVVPVYRVEDMGEAVQKAFEISDPGDVVLLAPACSSFDMFRDYAQRGEVFKKEARSLGHGR
- a CDS encoding phospho-N-acetylmuramoyl-pentapeptide-transferase — protein: MLYKLILLFQDDFSWLNVFRYITFRTILSTLSSLLFMFVIGAWGIRRLRTLQVGQQIRDDGPPNHFEKAGTPTMGGCLILPVVVISTLMWAETSNLYVLLCLFVVLAFGMIGFMDDYLKVIRKNSRGLRAKSKFSLQILAALFVAVVLERYPGFDSKLYFPFFKYLTPDLGGWYVVLAVFIIVGTSNAVNLTDGLDGLAIGPINIAFASFLIFSYLAGHVKIAGYLQIPYVAGAGELSVLCGAVVGAGLGFLWYNTYPAELFMGDVGSLPLGAVLGTVAVMTKQEFVLILVGGLFVVETLSVIFQVGYFKLTGGQRIFRMAPLHHHFELKGWPESKVTVRFWIIAIILALLSISTLKLR
- a CDS encoding response regulator — its product is MGVLKNILVVDDEAGIRSLLFEVLSNEGFRVTLAKDGKDSLDQMERTRFDLLITDMDMPGLSGMELLRRMKREGRKEKVIVMSGRPLDQEDLGRDVQPVFRTLQKPFPLDNFLEVVASALGPSKKRKGKKRVRAAA
- a CDS encoding UDP-N-acetylmuramoyl-tripeptide--D-alanyl-D-alanine ligase, whose translation is MGFRWGDVTARDILTPLGGSLVAGSPDTVFSGISTDSRKIPRGYLFWVLRGERHDAHDFVADALEKGAAGVVLEEPLKARIPEGSRPAVIKVPDTLKALGDLAGWWRQGHGIPVAAVTGSVGKTTTKEMAAAILQLGAPTLKNEGNLNNLIGLPLTLLSMEERHRRAVVEMGMNRAGEIARLTEIADPDIGLITNVAKAHLEGVGGEEGVLRAKTEMVEKISARSLVLLNGDDKRLLEASLPFGKRIKTFGTGRNCDFRGTGIRNLGREGIAFELHYEGKVLSLTLGVPGTQHVANALAACAIALSLGEEPENLVRGLESFRGIKGRFMLLPLPRGITLVDDTYNANPVSLKVALRTLKDLCRGEGRMIAGIGDMLELGDETPAAHREAGAVAAEVGIHHLLAIGDYAREVVQGALERGIAADRAEVVGSREEMASRIRTIVKDGDLVLLKGSRGMALERVVDLLRAALEKET
- the murG gene encoding undecaprenyldiphospho-muramoylpentapeptide beta-N-acetylglucosaminyltransferase encodes the protein MRIIIAGGGTGGHLFPALAVAGELKRRIGETHVLFVTGRRRMETEILKRSGYPQVSVSAEGLKGMGWGRGIVSLVKLPLGLLQSLRILDQFGPDLVLGVGGYSSGPVCLAAWLKGIPTAIHEQNSFPGLTNRLLCRIVDAVFISFEESRSHFPGGRLILTGNPVRKELLEAGPAGEDHPFTILVTGGSQGARAVNRAFVEALEILKRMGREPDVIHQTGELDYESISKTYQERGLKGEVHAFIRDMARAYSRADIVVGRAGATTVSELSALGKPSILIPYPHAANDHQVTNARVLTRAGGAEMILERDLNGESLARTLLRYMEDPSALKAMGEKAAAVGSRDAAVAIADHLLEMIGRDPAKT
- a CDS encoding UDP-N-acetylmuramate--L-alanine ligase, whose amino-acid sequence is MKTFGKAKHIHFVGIGGIGMSGIAELLLNLGYEVSGSDIKESSVTRRLGALGGRIYAGHRPEHIEGADVVVYSSAVRMDNPEVMEARERAVPVIPRAEMLAELMRLKFGIAVAGAHGKTTTTTMVASILNSGNLDPTVVIGGRLDIWGGSNAKLGQGDILVAESDESDGSFTVLSPTIAVVTNIDREHLDHYGTMEAVRDAFVQFINKIPFYGLAILCLDNKEIQGILPRLRKRSFTYGMTSQAELRARKIERSGMKVSFEAFLRDESLGRVLVGMPGNHNVLNALAAIAVALELDVPFEAVKRGLRDLGGLARRFHVKGERKGILVLDDYGHHPTEIAATLETARDCWPERRLIVVFQPHRYTRTQALYDRFVTVFNDADILVVAPIYPAGETPIEGVDSEWLYHGIKEHGHRDVLLGESDEDILEILDRVSRPGDVILTLGAGNIHRVGEEFLKRE
- the ftsW gene encoding putative lipid II flippase FtsW; this translates as MGGKTALKAQKPGGYDYVLLIPTLLLLGLGLVAIYSASSFLAAHRMGDSYYFLKRQGGFCLLGLFLLIVAKNLPLGVYRKLVYPSLGISALLLLLVFVPGIGMRVGGASRWISIGGFSFQPSELAKLSLALYLAYSMSKKGDDMARFSTGFVPHLLVAGAFMGLILVQPDLGTCVIIAGWLLVLLFVGGVRFRHLLLLGLISAPGLAWLIWTSPYRLRRWWAFLNPWDDPQGLGFQIIHSFLAIGSGGIFGLGLGNSKQKLFYLPEPHTDFIFSILAEELGLVGVSVVVVLFGIVIARGIYIALNARDLYGSYLALGISCFLGFQVLINMGVVMGLLPTKGLTLPFLSYGGSSLVVSLLGIGILLSISARR
- a CDS encoding UDP-N-acetylmuramoyl-L-alanyl-D-glutamate--2,6-diaminopimelate ligase: MKLGRLINGIDFLEFEGDPDHEIQGLAYDSREVRPGYLFVAVKGHVLDGHRFFSDALKRGAVALVGESFDVIGKTEAARIRVPNSRKALSLLADRFYSHPSAKLRLIGITGTNGKTTTAYLLEAVLSAAGRRTGVIGTINYRIGAQCWPAPVTTPESLDLMRLLRRMKDAGATDVIIEVSSHALEQGRIGECIFEVGVFTNLTRDHLDYHGTMDAYFEAKSRLFRSLAPAATAVINLDDPRGKTLWGITRAKVLTYGLREEGEIRSRVLSSDKNGLRIEIRTPAGVTELRSPLLGEVNVYNIMAAMGAALALGVDFETAVRGIESLERVPGRLERVENALGRLVVVDYAHTPDALYKAMKTLKPLAEGRLITVFGCGGDRDRGKRFEMGVAAGENSDLVIVTSDNPRSEDPLSIMEEIEKGVQEAGKQRIEGTGPYSLSGYLMEVDRRKAIRKAIQVAGEGDLILIAGKGHEDYQIVGGVRKHFDDREEVLLAAGGGT